A genomic stretch from Colwellia sp. Arc7-635 includes:
- a CDS encoding M4 family metallopeptidase, protein MHHVVKLAVILCLTLNASMALAEKSKGAKKLLADTAGKAKISVDKITGLARFIRLEPNSKRRPLKAKTSRSKSETVDDFGNNSLSFLREYGSAFGITNVDTELALVSTSRDKLGSAHSIFKQNYNGIPVFAGELRTHFNSDGEMIAVNGNFLSDIKVVTKPALTPNQAAKIAFRRVEQDPSKAVTSDGGNAGNREDKMGTPAALFTNSNTLMIFRAGLIEGTPGRDHLAYEIEVVNSLGNVREFVYVDALNGEVVDQIAGIHDALDRRAFDAEGQAHPGPNYSANPFWLEGDLLPTVSVEADNMIYASSETYAFFDNAFGRDSFDANGATMDAIFNRGDACPNASWNGTYISFCAGLTSDDVTAHEWAHAYTEYTNNLIYQWQSGALNESYSDIWGDTIDRINGRDDLAVPDVARTDGSCSIHGGGAPSVDNSVRWLMGEDSSGFGGAIRDMWNPTCYGDPGKVTDAEYFCGTGDQGGVHSNSGVPNHAYALMVDGGSYNGFSDTGLGLTKSAHIHWAAQNMLTPSSNFVDHADALETACSALTGIELSGLEDGLPSGETITVSECGQVAAIITAVELRTPPTQCGYEPLLAAGAPALCESQGSVQSFFSEDFEANALPAGWTVSTHDVVDPATFDSPGWTVIGDLPVGANGSFAAFAPNLIAGNCAADTEAGVVNLDSPEIVLPASATPHVAFNHWVATEAGWDGGNLKLSVNNGPFVVIPASAYSFNSYNGAINAGDNPLSNQPAFTGTDGGSLGGSWGQSQIDLFGYASPGDTIQLRFDLGTDGCNGVSGWYVDSIEAYSCSAEVAPVCGDSELTIGEMCDDGNSNSGDGCSASCQVESGFACSVPTGPVNSTNIVADWSFETGVPNIDWSASSTFGGITEFPLCGPGNGCPAVPISTGSWVVWIGGIADGVTSSVAQDITIPASATELTISTLRGLCDAPEDFIQVTLDGSEIGRVTCDATEGSYVAQSFSIAGFNDGGVHSLEIGGTVGGTNGTHSNFFVDDVTIEDNIPRPSMPSECVAVASDLACNIGSVGFNDGIASSWSVVDNAGTGIVWSNTTGSGIGGNFTGGSGDAATANSDGTPGEFDTELHSNSFSLVGWTGATLEYLVDYQNLAFLDFLNLDISTDGGTSWANMLSWNEDHPVGGLLNATGELVSVDLTHYAGEADVKLRWHYFDPNIGDWDWYAQIDDVSLVCDNVPKALRCDVNLDGFVDRGDIGLIGAARNQPAAPGDPRDNDGDGIISMSDARQCLQMCTLPRCAPQAP, encoded by the coding sequence ATGCACCATGTTGTCAAACTGGCAGTAATTTTGTGTTTAACATTAAACGCATCAATGGCACTCGCCGAGAAATCGAAAGGAGCCAAAAAACTTTTAGCTGATACCGCTGGAAAAGCTAAAATAAGTGTTGATAAAATAACGGGTCTCGCCCGTTTTATCCGTCTTGAACCCAATTCAAAACGTAGACCTCTTAAAGCAAAAACAAGTAGAAGTAAAAGCGAAACTGTGGATGATTTTGGTAACAATTCTCTCTCATTTTTACGCGAATATGGTAGTGCCTTTGGAATAACAAATGTCGATACTGAGTTAGCCTTAGTCAGTACTAGTCGAGATAAACTAGGCTCCGCACATAGTATTTTCAAGCAGAATTATAATGGTATCCCCGTTTTTGCTGGTGAATTAAGAACACACTTTAACTCAGACGGAGAAATGATTGCCGTAAATGGTAATTTCCTCTCTGATATCAAAGTAGTCACCAAACCTGCTCTAACGCCAAATCAAGCCGCTAAAATTGCTTTTCGTCGGGTCGAGCAAGATCCAAGTAAAGCGGTTACGTCAGATGGCGGTAATGCCGGTAATCGAGAAGATAAAATGGGCACGCCCGCGGCTCTTTTCACAAATTCTAATACCTTGATGATCTTTCGTGCTGGACTTATAGAGGGCACACCTGGTCGAGATCATCTAGCGTATGAAATAGAAGTTGTTAATAGCCTAGGTAATGTGCGTGAATTTGTTTATGTAGATGCGTTAAATGGTGAGGTTGTTGATCAGATAGCCGGTATTCATGATGCGCTTGATAGAAGAGCATTTGACGCAGAAGGGCAAGCACATCCTGGCCCAAACTATTCTGCCAATCCATTTTGGTTAGAGGGAGATTTACTCCCTACTGTCAGTGTTGAAGCTGACAATATGATCTATGCATCATCAGAGACTTATGCATTTTTTGATAACGCCTTTGGACGGGATTCATTTGATGCTAATGGTGCCACTATGGATGCCATTTTTAATCGTGGTGATGCTTGTCCAAACGCCTCTTGGAATGGTACCTACATTTCTTTCTGTGCAGGATTGACCAGTGATGATGTTACCGCTCATGAATGGGCTCATGCTTACACAGAATATACTAATAATTTAATTTATCAGTGGCAGTCTGGCGCGTTGAATGAATCATATTCGGATATTTGGGGGGATACTATTGATCGCATTAATGGTCGCGATGACCTTGCTGTTCCAGATGTTGCTCGAACAGACGGTAGTTGTTCAATTCATGGTGGGGGGGCTCCCAGTGTTGACAACAGCGTTCGTTGGTTGATGGGGGAAGATTCATCAGGCTTTGGTGGTGCGATTCGCGATATGTGGAATCCAACATGTTATGGTGACCCAGGAAAAGTTACCGACGCAGAATATTTCTGTGGTACTGGCGATCAAGGAGGTGTTCATTCTAACTCTGGTGTACCTAACCATGCTTATGCATTAATGGTGGATGGTGGCAGTTACAATGGATTTTCAGATACTGGTTTAGGGTTAACTAAATCGGCTCATATACATTGGGCAGCACAAAACATGCTCACGCCATCAAGCAATTTTGTCGATCATGCTGACGCACTGGAAACTGCGTGTAGTGCCTTGACGGGTATCGAGCTTAGTGGCTTAGAAGATGGTTTGCCTTCAGGGGAAACCATCACCGTAAGCGAATGTGGACAAGTCGCCGCTATTATTACTGCTGTTGAATTGCGTACGCCACCAACACAATGTGGTTATGAGCCTCTTCTTGCTGCAGGTGCTCCTGCTCTTTGTGAAAGCCAAGGTAGCGTACAATCTTTCTTTAGTGAAGACTTCGAAGCCAATGCTTTACCAGCGGGTTGGACGGTTAGTACTCACGATGTAGTTGACCCTGCTACCTTTGACAGCCCCGGCTGGACAGTTATTGGTGACTTACCTGTTGGCGCGAACGGTAGTTTTGCCGCGTTTGCTCCTAACCTGATTGCGGGTAATTGTGCCGCTGATACCGAAGCTGGTGTGGTTAATTTAGACAGTCCTGAAATTGTACTTCCCGCCTCAGCGACACCACATGTAGCATTTAATCATTGGGTAGCAACAGAAGCTGGTTGGGACGGTGGTAACCTTAAACTAAGTGTTAATAATGGTCCATTTGTTGTAATTCCAGCATCAGCTTATTCATTTAATTCCTATAATGGCGCTATCAATGCTGGAGATAATCCATTATCAAATCAGCCAGCCTTTACGGGGACTGATGGCGGCAGTCTTGGCGGAAGTTGGGGGCAGTCTCAGATTGACTTATTTGGTTATGCTTCACCTGGTGATACCATTCAGTTGCGCTTTGACTTAGGTACGGATGGCTGTAACGGCGTATCAGGCTGGTATGTTGATAGCATTGAAGCTTATTCTTGTTCGGCTGAAGTTGCACCAGTGTGTGGTGATAGTGAACTTACAATCGGTGAAATGTGTGATGACGGGAATTCAAACTCTGGAGACGGTTGTTCTGCGAGTTGTCAGGTAGAAAGCGGCTTTGCTTGTTCTGTTCCAACTGGGCCAGTAAATAGCACCAATATTGTTGCCGATTGGAGTTTTGAAACTGGTGTACCAAACATCGATTGGTCAGCCAGTTCGACTTTTGGTGGCATTACAGAATTTCCACTTTGTGGTCCTGGCAATGGTTGTCCAGCCGTGCCAATTAGTACCGGAAGTTGGGTTGTGTGGATCGGTGGAATAGCCGATGGTGTAACCAGCAGTGTGGCACAGGATATTACTATTCCAGCTTCTGCTACAGAGTTAACAATTAGTACTTTGCGTGGTCTTTGTGATGCTCCAGAAGATTTCATACAAGTAACTCTAGATGGTTCCGAAATAGGAAGAGTAACTTGTGATGCAACAGAAGGGTCATACGTTGCACAATCTTTCTCTATTGCAGGATTTAATGATGGAGGGGTTCATAGCCTTGAAATCGGTGGAACAGTCGGAGGCACTAATGGTACTCACTCAAACTTCTTTGTCGATGATGTAACCATTGAAGACAATATACCAAGACCATCAATGCCTAGCGAATGTGTCGCCGTTGCTAGCGACTTAGCGTGTAATATAGGCTCGGTTGGTTTTAATGATGGTATCGCTTCGAGCTGGAGTGTTGTGGACAATGCAGGAACAGGTATTGTCTGGTCAAATACTACGGGTTCTGGCATAGGGGGGAATTTTACCGGTGGCTCAGGTGATGCAGCTACAGCCAACAGCGACGGTACGCCAGGAGAATTTGACACTGAACTACACTCCAATTCATTCAGCTTAGTCGGTTGGACTGGGGCTACGTTAGAATACCTTGTGGATTACCAGAACCTTGCATTTCTAGACTTCCTTAATTTGGATATCAGTACTGACGGCGGCACTAGTTGGGCCAATATGCTCAGTTGGAATGAAGATCACCCTGTCGGCGGTTTACTAAATGCTACTGGAGAGCTTGTGTCAGTTGATTTAACGCACTATGCGGGTGAAGCAGATGTTAAATTACGCTGGCATTACTTTGATCCCAATATTGGAGATTGGGATTGGTATGCGCAAATTGATGATGTCTCCCTCGTTTGTGATAACGTGCCGAAGGCTCTACGATGTGATGTCAATTTGGATGGTTTTGTTGACCGTGGCGATATAGGGTTGATTGGTGCTGCTCGCAATCAACCTGCTGCACCAGGTGACCCACGTGATAATGATGGCGATGGCATTATTAGCATGTCGGATGCACGCCAATGTTTACAGATGTGTACATTACCGCGTTGTGCTCCTCAAGCACCATAG
- a CDS encoding cohesin domain-containing protein: protein MKKVVTRLIFAISFMFTSMVNANVILSLDPTTQASHQGDTVSVTLMIDGLGDFNPLSLSFFDINIEFDTSALSFAGYNLFNDLGDVGFFEALDFSFGNLGGGLVNISEQSLFSNFDLWNFQPGSFALAELFFVVDAPVISTLSIDRAELVDVNGDTINIIEANSASVTAVPTPATSVLMCIALLTMFVRKKYNPLGINKP from the coding sequence ATGAAAAAAGTAGTTACTCGTCTTATATTCGCCATTAGTTTTATGTTTACCAGCATGGTAAATGCTAATGTTATTTTATCACTCGATCCAACAACACAAGCCTCTCATCAGGGGGATACTGTATCCGTTACTTTAATGATTGATGGATTAGGAGATTTTAATCCTTTATCTCTTTCATTTTTTGACATTAACATAGAGTTCGACACGAGTGCTTTATCTTTCGCAGGTTACAATTTGTTTAATGATTTGGGAGATGTTGGTTTTTTTGAAGCTCTAGACTTTAGCTTTGGAAACTTGGGAGGGGGTCTTGTTAATATTTCGGAACAAAGCTTATTTTCTAACTTTGACCTTTGGAATTTTCAACCCGGCAGTTTTGCGTTAGCTGAGCTGTTTTTTGTTGTCGACGCACCAGTTATTAGTACATTGTCAATTGACCGTGCTGAGCTTGTTGATGTCAATGGAGACACAATTAACATCATCGAAGCAAATAGTGCATCTGTTACAGCTGTTCCTACCCCTGCCACTTCAGTATTGATGTGCATAGCTCTACTAACCATGTTTGTTAGAAAAAAATATAACCCACTAGGTATTAATAAACCTTAA
- a CDS encoding SIMPL domain-containing protein (The SIMPL domain is named for its presence in mouse protein SIMPL (signalling molecule that associates with mouse pelle-like kinase). Bacterial member BP26, from Brucella, was shown to assemble into a channel-like structure, while YggE from E. coli has been associated with resistance to oxidative stress.) codes for MKLFTGILLLTFSTLSVANNSLPNSRHIAVTGNAEMLAMPDIAVIHLNVESKQKTSLDAKKEVDERVNNLLDGLDNFGVDEDNVSASNISTDVQYAYNRGEGDKVEGYIARRTLKVTLKNIDKLNAFMDFCLENKINAIRNIELKSSNEAQLQREVNALAVSNAKSKGKSLANAFDAELGKIYSINANSSQSFHRYGGNNESYKFSASMSDSPAKPGRYLQENLVYSASISVVFDLEL; via the coding sequence ATGAAATTATTTACCGGTATTTTACTACTTACATTTTCTACTTTATCTGTTGCGAATAACAGTTTACCTAACAGCCGCCATATTGCTGTTACAGGTAATGCCGAAATGCTAGCGATGCCCGACATTGCCGTTATCCACTTAAATGTTGAAAGTAAACAAAAGACTAGTTTAGATGCGAAAAAAGAAGTTGATGAGCGAGTAAACAACTTGCTCGATGGCCTTGATAATTTTGGTGTTGATGAAGACAATGTTTCTGCATCGAATATTTCAACGGATGTTCAGTATGCTTATAACCGTGGTGAAGGTGATAAGGTTGAAGGCTATATCGCACGCAGAACGTTGAAGGTAACATTGAAAAATATTGATAAGTTAAATGCTTTTATGGACTTTTGTCTGGAAAATAAAATTAATGCGATACGTAATATTGAATTAAAATCTTCGAATGAAGCGCAACTGCAACGAGAAGTAAATGCACTTGCTGTTAGCAATGCGAAAAGTAAAGGTAAGTCTTTGGCTAATGCTTTTGATGCAGAACTCGGAAAAATTTACAGTATCAATGCCAATTCGAGTCAAAGCTTTCATCGATATGGTGGTAATAATGAGAGTTACAAATTCAGTGCGAGCATGTCAGATAGCCCTGCGAAACCAGGACGTTATTTACAAGAAAATCTAGTCTATTCAGCGTCGATAAGTGTCGTGTTTGATCTTGAGTTGTAA
- a CDS encoding mechanosensitive ion channel family protein translates to MIESLLENKTLVTMVLAIAIITVKLVITRFIKRRAKKKKIDRRLTVNLLNNLFNFALIFMVFNIWSVEIQKFAFSIAAFVVAIVLATREFIQCFIGFIYVVSNRPFRIGDWVQVGNYCGEVNSIDWINLTILEVNISNYQFTGKTLYIPNNQLVTTAVKNLNFLKRYAVHHFTITRDGSVNPFEFIDALKVNANTYCADFNDVAVRYNQVIENRLDINIAGPEPHIEVATSELGDTQIIFTIFCPTERAMEIENKLTADFMNFWFNAKSHK, encoded by the coding sequence ATGATTGAATCTCTTTTAGAAAATAAAACCTTAGTCACAATGGTATTAGCCATTGCTATTATTACTGTAAAATTAGTGATCACTCGCTTTATTAAGCGACGCGCAAAAAAGAAGAAAATAGATAGACGCCTAACGGTTAATTTATTGAATAATCTTTTCAATTTTGCCCTTATTTTTATGGTATTCAATATTTGGTCTGTTGAGATCCAAAAGTTTGCTTTCTCTATTGCGGCATTTGTTGTTGCTATCGTATTAGCGACACGTGAATTTATTCAGTGCTTTATTGGCTTTATTTATGTCGTATCTAATCGCCCGTTTCGTATCGGCGATTGGGTACAAGTGGGTAATTATTGTGGTGAAGTGAACTCTATTGACTGGATAAACTTAACTATTTTAGAAGTTAACATTAGTAACTATCAGTTTACCGGAAAGACGCTTTACATTCCTAATAATCAATTAGTTACCACTGCTGTTAAGAACTTAAACTTTCTTAAGCGTTACGCGGTTCATCACTTTACAATCACCCGAGACGGTAGTGTAAACCCCTTTGAGTTTATTGATGCGCTTAAAGTTAACGCTAACACCTATTGTGCAGATTTTAATGATGTTGCGGTACGATATAACCAAGTTATCGAAAATCGATTAGATATCAACATTGCAGGACCTGAGCCGCATATCGAAGTAGCAACGTCAGAGCTTGGCGATACCCAAATAATTTTCACTATCTTTTGTCCTACTGAGCGCGCGATGGAAATTGAAAACAAGCTAACCGCTGACTTCATGAACTTTTGGTTTAACGCAAAAAGTCATAAGTAA
- a CDS encoding serine hydrolase domain-containing protein, producing MLLRCITLISISFFTLVTYATDLDSLNKKISLNIASELKKYSIPGAAYAIVKNDKVIAMESFGYIDMSKNKKVDNNTVFRLASVSKPFAATITTMLAQEQQLSLSDPITKYVPNFVLATKGTANKIQLKHLLSHSSGLMPNAYDNLLHENWSMDKIIGRFNRVTPICQPAKCYGYQNIAYGFLQPAIEASQDKSYPSLLQDRIFTPLKMTDASVGIDVFLKQKNTAKPHILRKRVKTGKKDQAGNNIRKYIWRTVNVEPDYYKVAPAAGVNASIADLAKWLIANLGYNPEVLSPALLTELTLPRIKTKKDLRRRYWREHLTDAHYGYGWRIYQFDGHPIIYHSGWVAGFRADIGYSPELDIGFAMLINAESNVINKISSQFWTQAHQLFAEDKKI from the coding sequence ATGCTTTTACGCTGTATTACCCTTATTTCCATCTCATTTTTTACCTTAGTAACTTATGCTACAGACCTAGATAGTCTGAATAAAAAAATATCCCTAAATATTGCCAGTGAATTAAAAAAATATAGTATTCCAGGCGCAGCGTATGCAATAGTCAAAAACGATAAAGTCATTGCGATGGAAAGTTTTGGCTATATCGACATGAGCAAAAACAAAAAGGTCGATAATAATACCGTCTTTCGTTTAGCTTCAGTTTCTAAACCTTTTGCCGCAACCATTACCACCATGCTTGCACAAGAGCAGCAGCTGAGCTTGTCTGACCCGATAACTAAATACGTACCAAACTTTGTATTGGCGACCAAAGGCACAGCTAATAAAATTCAACTAAAACATCTTTTAAGTCACTCAAGTGGTTTAATGCCAAATGCCTACGACAACTTGCTGCACGAAAATTGGAGTATGGATAAAATCATAGGTCGCTTTAATCGTGTCACTCCTATTTGTCAGCCCGCTAAATGCTACGGTTATCAAAATATTGCTTACGGATTTTTACAACCTGCGATTGAAGCCAGCCAAGATAAAAGTTATCCCTCTTTACTACAAGATAGAATTTTTACCCCTTTAAAAATGACTGATGCCTCAGTGGGTATTGATGTATTTTTAAAGCAGAAAAACACGGCAAAGCCACATATCCTAAGAAAACGTGTAAAAACTGGGAAAAAAGACCAAGCAGGTAACAATATTAGAAAGTATATCTGGCGTACTGTAAATGTTGAACCTGACTACTATAAAGTTGCTCCTGCGGCAGGCGTTAACGCCAGTATTGCTGATTTAGCAAAATGGTTAATTGCCAACTTAGGTTATAACCCTGAAGTTCTCTCACCTGCTTTACTGACTGAATTAACGCTACCGCGCATTAAAACAAAAAAAGATTTACGTCGTCGTTATTGGCGAGAACATTTAACAGACGCCCATTACGGCTATGGCTGGCGAATTTATCAGTTCGATGGCCATCCTATTATTTACCATTCAGGCTGGGTTGCAGGCTTTCGTGCAGATATTGGTTACTCACCAGAGTTAGATATTGGTTTTGCTATGCTGATTAACGCCGAGTCGAATGTTATTAACAAAATATCTAGCCAGTTTTGGACCCAAGCACACCAATTATTTGCCGAAGATAAAAAAATATAA
- a CDS encoding DUF3365 domain-containing protein, producing the protein MKSLTVKMLFTSVLFTLPSLAHAEINHAEVKVPSQDIVEARALIKAFGGDLKHALTTAMKSDGPIKALTVCNVEAAPIAQKNSALSSWKIARTAIKVRNENNAPDAWEATVLRQFEARKTAGEDIKTMEYAEVIQEGEQLTYRYMKPIATAGLCLTCHGTQVDEAVTTKVRALYPNDQATGFTLGDIRGAFTLKKQLNKE; encoded by the coding sequence ATGAAATCATTAACTGTAAAAATGTTATTCACTAGCGTTTTATTTACATTACCCTCACTTGCTCATGCTGAAATTAACCATGCTGAAGTCAAAGTGCCTAGCCAAGATATTGTAGAAGCACGTGCATTGATAAAAGCTTTTGGTGGTGATTTAAAGCATGCGTTAACGACGGCGATGAAATCTGACGGACCGATAAAAGCATTAACTGTGTGCAATGTTGAAGCTGCACCGATTGCTCAGAAAAATTCAGCTTTATCGAGTTGGAAAATAGCGCGCACAGCAATAAAAGTTCGCAATGAAAATAACGCACCCGACGCATGGGAAGCGACGGTATTGCGTCAATTTGAAGCACGTAAAACTGCAGGTGAAGACATAAAAACCATGGAATATGCTGAGGTAATTCAAGAGGGTGAGCAATTAACTTACCGTTATATGAAACCTATAGCCACAGCCGGTTTATGTTTAACATGCCATGGCACGCAAGTAGACGAGGCTGTAACAACAAAAGTACGAGCGTTATATCCTAACGATCAAGCAACCGGTTTTACGCTGGGGGATATTCGTGGGGCATTTACCCTAAAAAAGCAGCTAAATAAAGAGTAA